Proteins encoded in a region of the Podarcis muralis chromosome 2, rPodMur119.hap1.1, whole genome shotgun sequence genome:
- the LSM3 gene encoding U6 snRNA-associated Sm-like protein LSm3, with protein MADEVDQQQTTNTVEEPLDLIRLSLDERIYVKMRNDRELRGRLHAYDQHLNMILGDVEETVTTIEIDEETYEEIYKSTKRNIPMLFVRGDGVVLVAPPLRVG; from the exons ATGGCGGACGAGGTGGACCAG CAACAAACCACAAATACTGTAGAAGAGCCCTTGGATCTCATCAGACTCAGTCTTGATGAACGAATTTatgtaaaaatgagaaatgacCGAGAACTTCGAGGCAGATTACAT GCTTATGACCAGCACTTAAATATGATTTTGGGTGATGTTGAGGAGACTGTGACAACGATAGAAATTGATGAAGAAACCTATGAAGAGATTTATAAA TCTACCAAAAGGAATATTCCGATGCTGTTTGTCCGAGGAGATGGAGTTGTACTTGTAGCTCCTCCACTGAGGGTTGGCTGA